The Fusarium fujikuroi IMI 58289 draft genome, chromosome FFUJ_chr01 sequence CATGGGCTTGCAGTGAGGAAAGCCTCGCAAGGAAGCTGGGTGTCGGTGTAGCGTAAGGATAGAAGGATTACGGGGCGCGACAGAGAGCGCAGTGTCAAGGTCTGGTCTTGAAGCATCGAAACCCGTCAGATAAGGGCACTGTATATCTGGTACAAGTGCGCCAGCAGCAGTTGACGAGTGGGCTGATGCCGAAAAGGctgaagggaagaagaggatgtttGAGCTGCAAAGGCTTTTATGAAGCCAGTCAAGCGAGTGCAGAGACCACAAGGCGACAGCGAGCGTATGTGCCAAACGGACTCGATCATCAAGGTTAGGAGTCTTGAGGTCCGAGCTGGCGATGAGTTCATGGAGCGTTGAGAAGGACGGCGAGGGCGCTTTGTATACGAGCCCGTATCTGCACCGTGAAGTATCGTCAACGTAGCCTACGCAGTCGATGCTATGGAGGTCAGGGTGGCAGTCGGAAGCGGAGTGCATCATGCGAGCGAGATCGTCGAGACGACGCACATGAGCTACACGCTCATCTACATCATCGCGATCATAGTCAACCCACTCAATCACAACATCCCCGGCGCTCTCATGCCGCCCTGTACTTCTCCCGCCACCACCagcgtcatcatcactgagATCAAGTGCAGCACGGGGAACCTTGAGAGCGAACGTCGGCTTGAATGAGGCCTGGGGCTTGGCGTCTAGGTTGATtcggagcttcttgaggttggCCGAAGTGGTGAGCTTGGGGTAGACGCCGTCTGAGGCTATTTCAAGGAGGGTAAGCTGGGTCACATCACGCTGCGCAGACTCGAGCAGCTGGTTCGTCCAAGCCCGTTGAAACGATGGGAGATGGGAGGTTGGAAAAAGGCGTTCGAGGCCATCGTTAAAGTCTAGAGTCGAGGTCTGTTTTTAGCCTTTCTGTTGGACCTTTGACCTAGGAGGGGGCATTTACCTCGCAGGTCCCTTAGCAGGTTTATGAACTTGTCTTTATCTACGAGCTATCAGTTATGTTTTGATGGATATGTCAGATGAGGACTTGGAGGACTCACCTGCTATAACCCATCTCGCTCTTAAACCCATCTCCTTGCCCCAGTTCCTTTCACTTGTTACTCTTGAAACACCATTCAAGTCGcgactctcatcatcttttgatctcttccttgaAGGTGAAGGCGACTTTCTTGGCTTCGATCCAGTGACTTCCAAGCTGGCTCTCCCCTCGTCAACTAGCCCGTATCTGTTCTTCAGTTTCTTGAAGTCTGTAACTGCGCTATGCAACTCCTCGAGGATTTGAAGTGCCAAACTCCTCAGCTGGGGATTCCTTGTGctctcaagatgagcttcaAGTCTTCCCTCGGCAACGCCCCAGTCCCGGCCCCAGACGACCAGGCGCATCTCCTCAATGCGTACTTTACATAGAAGTCTCTGGCTATCTGTGTCAAGGTTGGCTGCTGCGGTGAAGAGGCTGTAGGCTCTGACGCAGCCGTCGAAGAGTTGGCCGAGGACGCCTACTACGGCGAGGGCAGTTCCCACGGCTTCAGCCATTGCATTAGAGTGTGGAGTCAAGGTAAGCAGTGACGGGATAAGACCTGTGAGACATTAAAGGCTTTGGCATGAGGTGATCAATTATATGCATATGCTGATTATGATATGTAATTTGTGAGCTCCGGGCAAATGCCAGCTAGTTAGAGCTGAATTAGATACTAGGATTAGGGATTGGCGCTTAATCAGCCCTAGAatgtaggtaaggtagtctAAGGTCATCCGAGGCCTATCGCGATTCGAGCGGCAAACGCCCAATCGTCACAGTTGCAATATGCTGCTTGGTAGTTGCACACTTGCAACTAAACCTATCAACAAAAGAATTATTCTGATACAATATATACACAAACTGCAAAATCTATTTTATACCTGCCAAGTCACATTGCTTCTTTTCATCGACCGACCCTTTATT is a genomic window containing:
- a CDS encoding related to small s protein, coding for MAEAVGTALAVVGVLGQLFDGCVRAYSLFTAAANLDTDSQRLLCKVRIEEMRLVVWGRDWGVAEGRLEAHLESTRNPQLRSLALQILEELHSAVTDFKKLKNRYGLVDEGRASLEVTGSKPRKSPSPSRKRSKDDESRDLNGVSRVTSERNWGKEMGLRARWVIADKDKFINLLRDLRDFNDGLERLFPTSHLPSFQRAWTNQLLESAQRDVTQLTLLEIASDGVYPKLTTSANLKKLRINLDAKPQASFKPTFALKVPRAALDLSDDDAGGGGRSTGRHESAGDVVIEWVDYDRDDVDERVAHVRRLDDLARMMHSASDCHPDLHSIDCVGYVDDTSRCRYGLVYKAPSPSFSTLHELIASSDLKTPNLDDRVRLAHTLAVALWSLHSLDWLHKSLCSSNILFFPSAFSASAHSSTAAGALVPDIQCPYLTGFDASRPDLDTALSVAPRNPSILTLHRHPASLRGFPHCKPMDIYSLGLVLLEIGLWKVLQTYHKPHYSTGRWRDKVLRAVLVPGLGSKVGSRYRDVVDKCLAVSEEMTSAEAGKVIEDVVTALEAIRT